From Cellulosimicrobium sp. ES-005, one genomic window encodes:
- a CDS encoding TerC family protein yields the protein MVHELPVWFEWASLSALAVLLLVDLFVVGRRPHVPSMRESALWVGFYVALALVFGAIVGAVGGAAPAGEFYAGWLTEYSLSVDNLFVFVIIMARFAVPRDQQQRVLMVGIIVALVLRGAFILAGAAIIAQFVWVFYLFGAFLIYTAVKLVAGGDEPEEYHENRAVRALRRVLPLGTQYDGGRLRTVEDGKRVFTPLVIVFLAIGSTDLLFAFDSIPAIFGLTQDPFIVFTTNVFALMGLRQLYFLLGGLLERLVYLPIGLAVILGFIGVKLILEALHENTLPFINGGEHLDAVPTVPIWLSLVVIIGALAVTTVASLLRTRALHAQDDSEVAATSGAAAVVEDAVQEPEGESVDGGAPVGETPPWGTGPQDGTGR from the coding sequence ATGGTTCACGAGCTTCCCGTCTGGTTCGAGTGGGCGTCGCTCTCGGCGCTCGCGGTGCTGCTCCTCGTCGACCTGTTCGTCGTGGGGCGCCGCCCGCACGTCCCCTCGATGCGCGAGAGCGCGCTGTGGGTCGGCTTCTACGTCGCGCTCGCCCTCGTCTTCGGGGCGATCGTGGGCGCGGTCGGCGGGGCGGCACCGGCCGGGGAGTTCTACGCGGGCTGGCTCACGGAGTACAGCCTCTCCGTGGACAACCTCTTCGTGTTCGTCATCATCATGGCGAGGTTCGCGGTCCCGCGGGACCAGCAGCAGCGCGTGCTGATGGTCGGCATCATCGTCGCGCTCGTCCTGCGCGGGGCGTTCATCCTCGCGGGTGCGGCGATCATCGCCCAGTTCGTGTGGGTGTTCTACCTGTTCGGCGCGTTCCTCATCTACACGGCCGTCAAGCTCGTGGCCGGCGGGGACGAGCCCGAGGAGTACCACGAGAACCGCGCCGTCCGGGCCCTGCGGCGGGTCCTGCCGCTGGGCACGCAGTACGACGGCGGCCGGCTGCGCACGGTCGAGGACGGCAAGCGGGTCTTCACGCCGCTGGTCATCGTGTTCCTCGCGATCGGCAGCACCGACCTGCTCTTCGCGTTCGACTCGATCCCCGCGATCTTCGGGCTCACCCAGGACCCGTTCATCGTCTTCACGACGAACGTCTTCGCGCTGATGGGCCTGCGCCAGCTCTACTTCCTCCTGGGCGGCCTGCTCGAGCGCCTCGTCTACCTGCCGATCGGTCTGGCGGTGATCCTCGGGTTCATCGGCGTGAAGCTGATCCTCGAGGCGCTGCACGAGAACACGCTGCCGTTCATCAACGGCGGGGAGCACCTCGACGCCGTCCCGACGGTCCCGATCTGGCTGTCGCTGGTCGTGATCATCGGCGCGCTCGCCGTCACGACGGTCGCGAGCCTCCTGCGCACGCGGGCGCTGCACGCCCAGGACGACTCCGAGGTGGCCGCGACGAGCGGCGCTGCCGCTGTCGTGGAGGACGCGGTCCAGGAGCCCGAGGGCGAGTCGGTGGACGGGGGCGCGCCGGTCGGCGAGACACCGCCGTGGGGCACGGGCCCGCAGGACGGCACCGGGCGATAG
- a CDS encoding protein kinase family protein, translating to MPDEPRSETVPARTDGSRAARLARHAAVSTALSLHSDRRLRELVDAAPRVGAGIGGETSSLDVDGIPVFVKRVRLSDLERRADNVRSTANLFDLPTFCHYGVGTIGAPGFGAWRELAVHVMTTGWVNAGEHEGFPLMHHWRVLPDGGRPLPDELADVDRAVEYWGGGTAVRRRIEALRDSSASIVLFLEHVPQTLHDWLGVQVGAGGETAERACALVEDGLRDGIAFMRSRGLLHFDAHFENVLTDGERLYFADFGLAISSGFDLSPEEVDFVAAHQDYDDCYGVTHLVSWLAVALFGCGPEERRALVRSWAQGSPPTDVSAGVAATLVRHAPVAAVVGDFYRAFQRESRATPYPWEAVDRLGRADRGPGRAGAR from the coding sequence GTGCCCGACGAGCCGCGGAGCGAGACGGTGCCGGCCCGGACCGACGGGTCCCGCGCTGCCCGCCTGGCCCGGCACGCGGCGGTCAGCACGGCGCTGTCGCTGCACAGCGACCGCCGGCTCCGCGAGCTCGTGGACGCCGCCCCGCGGGTCGGTGCGGGCATCGGCGGCGAGACGTCGTCGCTCGACGTCGACGGCATTCCGGTGTTCGTCAAGCGGGTGCGCCTGAGCGACCTCGAGCGCCGGGCGGACAACGTCCGCTCCACGGCGAACCTGTTCGACCTCCCCACCTTCTGCCACTACGGGGTCGGCACCATCGGCGCCCCGGGCTTCGGTGCCTGGCGGGAGCTGGCCGTGCACGTCATGACGACGGGCTGGGTGAACGCCGGGGAGCACGAGGGCTTTCCCCTGATGCATCACTGGCGAGTGCTGCCCGACGGGGGCCGGCCCCTGCCCGACGAGCTGGCCGACGTCGATCGCGCCGTCGAGTACTGGGGCGGCGGCACGGCGGTGCGCCGCCGGATCGAGGCCCTGCGGGACTCCTCGGCGAGCATCGTGCTGTTCCTGGAACACGTCCCGCAGACGCTGCACGACTGGCTCGGCGTCCAGGTCGGGGCCGGCGGCGAGACCGCCGAGCGGGCCTGTGCGCTCGTGGAGGACGGGCTGCGCGACGGGATCGCGTTCATGAGGTCACGTGGCCTGCTGCACTTCGACGCGCACTTCGAGAACGTCCTGACCGACGGCGAGCGGCTCTACTTCGCCGACTTCGGCCTCGCCATCTCCTCGGGTTTCGACCTCTCGCCCGAGGAGGTCGACTTCGTCGCCGCGCACCAGGACTACGACGACTGCTACGGCGTCACGCACCTGGTGAGCTGGCTGGCCGTCGCCCTGTTCGGGTGCGGGCCCGAGGAGCGCCGTGCGCTGGTGCGCTCCTGGGCTCAGGGCAGCCCGCCGACCGACGTCTCGGCGGGGGTCGCCGCGACGCTGGTACGACACGCCCCGGTCGCGGCGGTGGTGGGGGACTTCTACCGCGCGTTCCAGCGGGAGAGCCGTGCGACGCCGTACCCCTGGGAGGCGGTCGACCGGCTCGGTCGCGCCGACCGCGGGCCCGGCCGGGCCGGCGCTCGGTAG
- a CDS encoding YciI family protein, producing the protein MPIHAVTYVYADRAPELDALRPEHRAFLGDLYARGTLLASGPLPAHEGAPAGALLVLDGETPDAVAAVLDEDPFGRAGLVAERTVRPWAPVIGDWADRA; encoded by the coding sequence ATGCCGATCCACGCCGTCACCTACGTCTACGCCGACCGCGCCCCCGAGCTCGACGCCCTGCGTCCGGAGCACCGCGCCTTCCTGGGCGACCTCTACGCCCGGGGCACGCTCCTGGCGTCCGGCCCGCTGCCCGCGCACGAGGGAGCTCCCGCCGGGGCGCTGCTCGTCCTCGACGGAGAGACACCCGACGCCGTCGCCGCGGTCCTCGACGAGGACCCGTTCGGACGCGCCGGCCTCGTCGCCGAACGCACGGTGCGCCCGTGGGCCCCGGTCATCGGCGACTGGGCCGACCGCGCCTGA
- a CDS encoding MBL fold metallo-hydrolase, with amino-acid sequence MTYTGQVVVGGPADVRRLDEVEIRKLAVGPLANDVYLLTCRRTGAQVLIDAADAPDDVLALVREGSPTARLDVVVTTHRHPDHLRALASIVAVTGATTAVGGPDADAVAEAADVHVVRRLRHGDLVRAGDVVLEVVALRGHTPGSVALAYREPAEVRAPEAVAGRVHLFTGDSLFPGGVGSTGHDPARFERLLADVTERVFDRYDDATWVYPGHGADTTLGAERPHLDEWRERGW; translated from the coding sequence ATGACGTACACGGGACAGGTTGTGGTGGGCGGGCCCGCCGACGTGCGCCGTCTCGACGAGGTCGAGATCCGCAAGCTCGCCGTCGGGCCGCTCGCGAACGACGTCTACCTCCTCACGTGCCGGCGCACGGGCGCCCAGGTCCTGATCGACGCGGCCGACGCGCCCGACGACGTCCTCGCGCTCGTCCGCGAGGGGTCGCCGACCGCGCGCCTCGACGTCGTCGTCACGACGCACCGCCACCCGGACCACCTGCGCGCCCTCGCGTCGATCGTCGCCGTCACGGGGGCGACGACGGCCGTCGGTGGTCCCGACGCCGACGCCGTCGCGGAGGCCGCCGACGTGCACGTGGTGCGGCGCCTCCGCCACGGGGACCTCGTCCGCGCCGGGGACGTCGTGCTCGAGGTCGTCGCGCTGCGGGGCCACACGCCGGGGTCGGTCGCGCTCGCCTATCGCGAGCCCGCCGAGGTGCGCGCGCCGGAGGCCGTCGCGGGCCGGGTGCACCTGTTCACGGGCGACTCGCTGTTCCCGGGCGGGGTCGGGAGCACGGGGCACGACCCCGCGCGCTTCGAGCGGCTCCTCGCGGACGTCACGGAGCGCGTCTTCGACCGGTACGACGACGCGACGTGGGTCTACCCCGGCCACGGCGCGGACACGACCCTCGGCGCCGAGCGACCGCACCTCGACGAGTGGCGCGAGCGCGGCTGGTAG
- the uvrA gene encoding excinuclease ABC subunit UvrA, whose amino-acid sequence MSNRLVISGAREHNLRNVDLDLPRDKLIVFTGLSGSGKSSLAFDTIFAEGQRRYVESLSAYARQFLGQMDKPDVDFIEGLSPAVSIDQKSTNRNPRSTVGTITEVYDYLRLLFSRAGTQHCPVCGERVTAQTPQQIVDRLLELPEGTRYQVLAPVVRGRKGEYSELFKELQTKGFARARVDGEVRTLTDVPALEKKLKHDIEVVVDRLVAREGVQRRLTDSVETALGLAGGLVVVELVDADADDPARERRFSEKRACPNDHELALDEIEPRTFSFNAPYGACPECTGIGFRLEVDPDLVVPDVEKSLSEGAVAPWAQISSEYFERVLTALADDLGFSMDTPWRALPERAKKAVLHGQNHQVHVRYKNRWGRERQYSTGFEGVITFLERRHTETESDWSKEKYEAFMREVPCPVCRGARLKPEVLAVKVGGKSIWDVCRLPLREAAAFLGSLELGARERAIATEVLKEIDARLGFLLDVGLDYLSLERPAATLSGGEAQRIRLATQIGSGLVGVLYVLDEPSIGLHQRDNRRLIETLTRLRDLGNTLIVVEHDEDTIRTADWVVDIGPGAGEHGGRVVHSGDYAGLLEAPESVTGAYLAGRRSIPLPAERRPTDPGRQVTVVGAREHNLTGIDVSFPLGTLTAVTGVSGSGKSTLVNSILYTVLANELNGARQVAGRHTRVTGLDHLDKVVHVDQGPIGRTPRSNPATYTGVWDHVRKLFAETTEAKVRGYTPGRFSFNVKGGRCEACSGDGTLKIEMNFLPDVYVPCEVCHGARYNRETLEVHFKGKTVADVLDMPIEEASEFFAAVPAISRHLKTLVEVGLGYVRLGQPAPTLSGGEAQRVKLASELQKRSTGRTIYVLDEPTTGLHFEDIRKLLGVLQSLVDKGNSVLVIEHNLDVIKSADWVVDMGPEGGSGGGKVVAQGTPEQVARVEASHTGRFLAEILDQHDPVPVGAPTKPGAAPAPAAKGAKGRSAKARRATDEGTTRPRRKASAA is encoded by the coding sequence GTGAGCAATCGCCTCGTCATCTCCGGTGCCCGCGAGCACAACCTCCGCAACGTCGACCTCGACCTCCCGCGGGACAAGCTCATCGTCTTCACGGGGCTCTCCGGCTCGGGCAAGTCCTCGCTCGCGTTCGACACCATCTTCGCGGAGGGGCAGCGCCGCTACGTCGAGTCGCTGTCGGCGTACGCGCGCCAGTTCCTCGGGCAGATGGACAAGCCCGACGTCGACTTCATCGAGGGCCTGTCGCCCGCGGTGTCGATCGACCAGAAGTCCACGAACCGCAACCCGCGCTCGACCGTCGGCACGATCACCGAGGTCTACGACTACCTCCGCCTGCTCTTCTCGCGCGCCGGGACGCAGCACTGCCCCGTGTGCGGCGAGCGCGTGACCGCGCAGACCCCGCAGCAGATCGTGGACCGTCTCCTCGAGCTGCCGGAGGGCACGCGGTACCAGGTGCTCGCGCCGGTGGTGCGCGGGCGCAAGGGCGAGTACTCCGAGCTCTTCAAGGAGCTCCAGACCAAGGGCTTCGCGCGCGCCCGCGTCGACGGCGAGGTACGCACGCTCACCGACGTCCCGGCGCTCGAGAAGAAGCTCAAGCACGACATCGAGGTCGTCGTCGACCGCCTCGTGGCACGCGAGGGCGTGCAGCGCCGGCTCACCGACTCGGTCGAGACCGCGCTCGGGCTCGCGGGCGGGCTCGTCGTCGTCGAGCTTGTCGACGCGGACGCGGACGACCCGGCGCGCGAGCGCCGCTTCTCCGAGAAGCGCGCGTGCCCCAACGACCACGAGCTCGCGCTGGACGAGATCGAGCCGCGCACGTTCTCCTTCAACGCGCCCTACGGCGCGTGCCCCGAGTGCACGGGCATCGGCTTCCGCCTCGAGGTCGACCCCGACCTCGTGGTGCCGGACGTCGAGAAGTCGCTGAGCGAGGGCGCGGTCGCGCCGTGGGCGCAGATCTCCTCGGAGTACTTCGAGCGGGTGCTCACGGCGCTCGCGGACGACCTCGGGTTCTCCATGGACACGCCGTGGCGGGCGCTGCCCGAGCGCGCGAAGAAGGCGGTCCTGCACGGGCAGAACCACCAGGTCCACGTCCGGTATAAGAACCGCTGGGGCCGCGAGCGGCAGTACTCGACCGGGTTCGAGGGCGTCATCACGTTCCTCGAGCGCCGGCACACCGAGACCGAGTCGGACTGGTCCAAGGAGAAGTACGAGGCCTTCATGCGCGAGGTCCCGTGCCCGGTGTGCCGGGGTGCGCGCCTCAAGCCCGAGGTCCTCGCCGTCAAGGTCGGCGGCAAGTCGATCTGGGACGTGTGCCGTCTCCCGCTGCGCGAGGCCGCGGCGTTCCTCGGCTCGCTCGAGCTCGGCGCGCGCGAGCGCGCCATCGCGACGGAGGTCCTCAAGGAGATCGACGCGCGCCTCGGGTTCCTGCTCGACGTCGGCCTCGACTACCTCTCGCTCGAGCGACCGGCCGCGACGCTGTCCGGCGGCGAGGCGCAGCGCATCCGGCTCGCGACGCAGATCGGCTCGGGCCTGGTGGGCGTCCTCTACGTCCTCGACGAGCCGAGCATCGGCCTGCACCAGCGCGACAACCGCCGGCTCATCGAGACGCTCACGCGCCTGCGCGACCTCGGGAACACGCTCATCGTCGTCGAGCACGACGAGGACACCATCCGCACCGCGGACTGGGTCGTCGACATCGGCCCGGGCGCGGGCGAGCACGGCGGACGCGTCGTGCACTCGGGCGACTACGCCGGACTGCTGGAGGCGCCGGAGTCGGTCACGGGCGCCTACCTCGCGGGCCGTCGCAGCATCCCGCTCCCGGCCGAGCGTCGCCCGACCGACCCGGGCCGTCAGGTCACGGTCGTGGGCGCGCGCGAGCACAACCTCACGGGCATCGACGTGAGCTTCCCGCTCGGGACGCTCACCGCCGTGACGGGGGTGTCGGGGTCGGGCAAGTCGACGCTCGTGAACTCGATCCTCTACACGGTGCTCGCCAACGAGCTCAACGGCGCGCGTCAGGTCGCGGGCCGGCACACGCGCGTCACGGGCCTGGACCACCTCGACAAGGTCGTGCACGTCGACCAGGGGCCGATCGGGCGCACGCCGCGGTCGAACCCGGCGACGTACACGGGGGTGTGGGACCACGTGCGCAAGCTGTTCGCGGAGACCACCGAGGCCAAGGTGCGCGGATACACGCCGGGCCGCTTCTCCTTCAACGTCAAGGGCGGCCGCTGCGAGGCGTGCTCGGGCGACGGCACGCTGAAGATCGAGATGAACTTCCTCCCGGACGTCTACGTGCCGTGCGAGGTCTGCCACGGCGCGCGCTACAACCGCGAGACGCTCGAGGTGCACTTCAAGGGCAAGACGGTGGCCGACGTCCTCGACATGCCGATCGAGGAGGCGTCGGAGTTCTTCGCGGCCGTCCCGGCGATCTCGCGGCACCTCAAGACGCTCGTCGAGGTCGGCCTCGGGTACGTCCGCCTCGGGCAGCCCGCCCCGACGCTCTCAGGTGGCGAGGCGCAGCGCGTGAAGCTCGCGAGCGAGCTGCAGAAGCGCTCGACCGGGCGCACGATCTACGTGCTCGACGAGCCGACGACGGGCCTGCACTTCGAGGACATCCGCAAGCTGCTCGGCGTGCTGCAGTCGCTCGTCGACAAGGGCAACAGCGTCCTCGTCATCGAGCACAACCTCGACGTCATCAAGAGCGCCGACTGGGTCGTCGACATGGGCCCGGAGGGTGGTTCGGGGGGCGGCAAGGTCGTGGCGCAGGGCACGCCCGAGCAGGTCGCGCGCGTCGAGGCGAGCCACACCGGCCGCTTCCTCGCGGAGATCCTCGACCAGCACGACCCCGTGCCGGTCGGTGCGCCGACGAAGCCCGGTGCGGCGCCGGCGCCCGCCGCGAAGGGAGCCAAGGGTCGTTCGGCCAAGGCCCGCCGGGCGACCGACGAGGGCACGACCCGCCCGCGCCGCAAGGCGTCCGCGGCCTAG
- a CDS encoding OsmC family protein translates to MSAQHGYAATVRWTGAGDRGTASYTAYGRDHDVLLEGRPPLPGSADPAFRGDPTRYSPEELFVVSLSQCHMLWFLHLAAAAGVVVREYVDDVTGTMRVESGGEGQFTDVTLHPRVVVDDGPGTDEESLAALHQRAHDHCFIARSVNFRVLVEPAPPRRAAA, encoded by the coding sequence ATGAGCGCACAGCACGGGTACGCCGCGACGGTCCGCTGGACGGGCGCGGGCGACAGGGGCACCGCCTCCTACACGGCCTACGGCCGGGACCACGACGTCCTGCTCGAGGGGAGGCCGCCGCTGCCCGGGTCCGCGGACCCGGCGTTCCGGGGCGACCCGACGCGCTACAGTCCCGAGGAGCTGTTCGTCGTGAGCCTCTCGCAGTGCCACATGCTGTGGTTCCTCCACCTCGCCGCGGCGGCGGGCGTCGTCGTGCGGGAGTACGTGGACGACGTCACCGGCACGATGCGCGTCGAGTCCGGCGGCGAGGGGCAGTTCACGGACGTCACGCTGCACCCCCGCGTCGTGGTCGACGACGGCCCGGGGACCGACGAAGAGTCGCTGGCCGCCCTCCACCAGCGCGCGCACGACCACTGCTTCATCGCACGCTCGGTGAACTTCCGCGTGCTCGTCGAGCCGGCGCCTCCGCGCCGGGCCGCCGCCTGA
- the uvrC gene encoding excinuclease ABC subunit UvrC, with product MADPATYRPAPGEIPTSPGVYRFRDDHGRVIYVGKAKNLRARLSNYFQDVANLHHRTQTMVTTAASVEWTVVGTEVEALALEYSWIKEFDPRFNVKYRDDKSYPYLAVTMGEEFPRAQVMRGAKRPGTRYFGPYGHAWAIRETLDLLLRVFPVRTCSAGVFKRAHQTGRPCLLGYIDKCSAPCVGRITPEDHRALAEDFCDFMAGDTQRFVRRLERKMNEAAAAMEYEAAARLRDDIVALQRATEKNAVVLGDGTDADVFALVGDELEAAVQVFHVRDGRIRGQRGWIVEKVEDVTDAELVEHLLQQVYGAAEEAAAADPGTGQGRAGVRDVVPREVLVPVLPPDTAQVTTWLSGLRGARVDVRVPQRGDKKELAATVRANAEHALALHRTRRAGDLTTRSQALREIQEALDLDTAPLRIECYDVSHNQGTYQVASMVVFEDGLARKSEYRHFTVRGPDGDGAADDTAAMYEVITRRFKRYLSDRSRSGEVELDLEADDVATGSDAAGRRAERAAEAAGYVPRSGEVDADAPVDRRARFAYPPNLVVVDGGPPQVAAAARALADLGIDDVALCGLAKRLEEVWVPGDDYPVILQRSSEGLYLLQRVRDEAHRFAIAQHRRQRSKGMTASALDDVPGLGPARRTALLKHFGSLKRLRAASVEEIATVRGMGERTARAVVAALGGAAEPSPGAAPAERAPAEGDVRPDPVQDGVEDGVEDGVEDGARDTPVGDGAAARA from the coding sequence ATGGCTGATCCCGCGACGTACCGCCCGGCGCCGGGGGAGATCCCCACCTCGCCAGGCGTCTACCGGTTCCGCGACGACCACGGGCGCGTGATCTACGTCGGCAAGGCCAAGAACCTGCGCGCGCGCCTGTCGAACTACTTCCAGGACGTCGCGAACCTGCACCACCGCACCCAGACGATGGTGACGACCGCGGCGTCCGTCGAGTGGACCGTCGTGGGCACCGAGGTCGAGGCTCTCGCGCTCGAGTACTCCTGGATCAAGGAGTTCGACCCGCGGTTCAACGTCAAGTACCGCGACGACAAGTCCTACCCGTACCTCGCGGTGACGATGGGGGAGGAGTTCCCCCGCGCCCAGGTCATGCGCGGCGCCAAGCGACCCGGCACCCGGTACTTCGGCCCCTACGGGCACGCGTGGGCGATCCGCGAGACGCTCGACCTCCTGCTGCGCGTCTTCCCGGTGCGCACCTGCTCGGCGGGCGTGTTCAAGCGAGCCCACCAGACGGGCCGCCCGTGCCTCCTGGGGTACATCGACAAGTGCTCGGCCCCGTGCGTCGGGCGCATCACGCCCGAGGACCACCGGGCGCTCGCCGAGGACTTCTGCGACTTCATGGCGGGTGACACGCAGCGCTTCGTGCGGCGACTCGAGCGCAAGATGAACGAGGCCGCCGCCGCGATGGAGTACGAGGCCGCGGCGCGCCTGCGCGACGACATCGTCGCGCTCCAGCGCGCGACCGAGAAGAACGCGGTGGTGCTCGGCGACGGCACCGACGCGGACGTGTTCGCGCTCGTCGGCGACGAGCTCGAGGCGGCCGTCCAGGTGTTCCACGTGCGCGACGGGCGGATCCGCGGCCAGCGCGGCTGGATCGTCGAGAAGGTCGAGGACGTGACCGACGCGGAGCTGGTCGAGCACCTGCTCCAGCAGGTCTACGGCGCGGCCGAGGAGGCCGCGGCGGCCGACCCGGGGACCGGCCAGGGCCGGGCCGGCGTGCGCGACGTCGTCCCGCGCGAGGTGCTCGTCCCCGTCCTGCCGCCGGACACCGCGCAGGTCACGACGTGGCTCTCCGGCCTGCGGGGCGCGCGCGTCGACGTGCGCGTGCCGCAGCGTGGCGACAAGAAGGAGCTCGCCGCGACCGTGCGGGCGAACGCGGAGCACGCGCTCGCCCTGCACCGCACGCGCCGCGCGGGCGACCTCACGACGCGCAGCCAGGCGCTGCGCGAGATCCAGGAGGCGCTCGACCTCGACACCGCCCCGCTGCGGATCGAGTGCTACGACGTCTCCCACAACCAGGGCACCTACCAGGTCGCGTCGATGGTCGTGTTCGAGGACGGGCTCGCGCGCAAGAGCGAGTACCGGCACTTCACCGTGCGCGGGCCCGACGGCGACGGGGCCGCGGACGACACCGCGGCGATGTACGAGGTCATCACGCGCCGGTTCAAGCGCTACCTGTCCGACCGCTCGCGCTCGGGCGAGGTCGAGCTGGACCTCGAGGCCGACGACGTCGCGACCGGGTCCGACGCCGCGGGCCGCCGCGCGGAGCGGGCCGCGGAGGCCGCGGGGTACGTGCCGCGCAGCGGCGAGGTCGACGCCGACGCCCCCGTGGACCGGCGGGCCCGGTTCGCCTACCCGCCGAACCTCGTCGTGGTCGACGGCGGCCCGCCGCAGGTGGCGGCCGCCGCGCGGGCGCTGGCCGACCTCGGGATCGACGACGTCGCGCTCTGCGGCCTCGCCAAGCGGCTCGAGGAGGTGTGGGTCCCGGGGGACGACTACCCCGTGATCCTCCAGCGCTCGTCGGAGGGCCTCTACCTGCTGCAGCGCGTGCGTGACGAGGCGCACCGGTTCGCCATCGCCCAGCACCGGAGGCAGCGCAGCAAGGGCATGACGGCGTCCGCGCTCGACGACGTCCCCGGCCTCGGGCCGGCGCGGCGCACCGCGCTCCTCAAGCACTTCGGCTCGCTCAAGCGCCTCCGGGCGGCGAGCGTCGAGGAGATCGCGACGGTGCGGGGCATGGGCGAGCGCACGGCGCGTGCCGTCGTCGCCGCCCTGGGCGGAGCCGCCGAGCCGTCCCCGGGCGCGGCCCCGGCGGAGCGGGCGCCCGCCGAGGGCGACGTGCGCCCGGACCCCGTGCAGGACGGCGTGGAGGACGGTGTGGAGGACGGTGTGGAGGACGGCGCGCGGGACACTCCGGTGGGCGACGGGGCCGCGGCCCGGGCGTGA
- the rapZ gene encoding RNase adapter RapZ yields MTSEPTPDLSPQGPPARVPEPSPTTVPSGIPAIEAATHPPEAREAEVLIITGMSGAGRTRAAAVLEDLDWYVVDNLPPRMIVPLVDLMTRSGSTLERIAAVVDVRGREFFTDLVEVLDHLRQSGVFYRILFLDASDEVLVRRYEQVRRPHPLQGEGRILDGLAEERRLLASLEERSDVVIDTSELTVHDLAREVRAAVADGTPETLRINVVSFGFKYGLPLDADHVVDVRFLANPYWITELRHLTGRDAPVRDYVLGRPGALEFVDRYVSALEPVLAGYLGEEKRYVTIAVGCTGGKHRSVAISEAIAARLRAQGQRVIVTARDLGKE; encoded by the coding sequence ATGACCTCGGAGCCGACCCCGGACCTCAGCCCGCAGGGGCCGCCCGCCCGCGTGCCGGAGCCCTCGCCGACCACCGTCCCGAGCGGGATCCCCGCGATCGAGGCGGCGACCCACCCCCCGGAGGCGCGCGAGGCCGAGGTGCTGATCATCACCGGCATGTCGGGCGCGGGCCGCACACGGGCGGCCGCCGTGCTCGAGGACCTCGACTGGTACGTCGTCGACAACCTGCCGCCGCGCATGATCGTCCCGCTCGTGGACCTCATGACCCGGTCGGGCTCGACGCTCGAGCGCATCGCGGCGGTCGTCGACGTGCGCGGGCGCGAGTTCTTCACCGACCTCGTCGAGGTGCTCGACCACCTCCGCCAGAGCGGGGTGTTCTACCGCATCCTGTTCCTCGACGCGTCCGACGAGGTGCTCGTGCGCCGGTACGAGCAGGTCCGGCGACCGCACCCGCTGCAGGGGGAGGGGCGCATCCTCGACGGCCTCGCCGAGGAGCGACGCCTGCTCGCGAGCCTCGAGGAGCGGTCCGACGTCGTCATCGACACGTCCGAGCTCACCGTGCACGACCTCGCGCGCGAGGTGCGGGCCGCCGTCGCCGACGGCACCCCCGAGACGCTGCGCATCAACGTCGTCTCGTTCGGGTTCAAGTACGGGCTGCCGCTCGACGCGGACCACGTGGTCGACGTGCGGTTCCTCGCGAACCCGTACTGGATCACCGAGCTGCGCCACCTCACCGGGCGCGACGCCCCGGTGCGCGACTACGTGCTCGGGCGTCCCGGCGCGCTCGAGTTCGTCGACCGGTACGTGAGCGCCCTCGAGCCGGTCCTGGCCGGGTACCTGGGCGAGGAGAAGCGCTACGTGACGATCGCCGTCGGCTGCACCGGGGGCAAGCACCGCTCCGTCGCGATCAGCGAGGCGATCGCCGCACGCCTGCGCGCCCAGGGGCAGCGCGTCATCGTGACCGCCCGCGACCTCGGCAAGGAGTGA